Proteins co-encoded in one Neoarius graeffei isolate fNeoGra1 chromosome 11, fNeoGra1.pri, whole genome shotgun sequence genomic window:
- the LOC132893816 gene encoding E3 ubiquitin-protein ligase TRIM39-like, which translates to MARYSSPQAKKARTGSIDTHTDFGHESRQILPEAQLLCYICVKVFNDPVTTPCGHNFCKSCLIKTWHKSQHYYYCPLCNEKFSKRPEQKMNTTLSMVVDNFKKTSTMDQPEILCDACTGVKQKAIKSCLDCGVNFCSSHLEPHNYVLNYKRHKLINPVKNLENYRCQKHEKPLDLFCRDDQKCVCQFCTETDHKNHNIIPLEEESGERKSQLRKTQTELQQMIKERLKKIQEINHSVELSKRSTEKENPDNYEVFTALIRSIERTQTELLGEKRKAVKKQAEGLIKELEQEIDELKRRKTELEQLSHTDNHLHFLQIYPSLCIAPHTKNWTEIRINTELSLQTVKTALSQLQKTLNEKLSRTLNEKLKEMVPRELKRILQYAVDVTLDPDTAHPRLILSDDRKQVTYGDTKKNLPNTPKRCSYYPIILGHQGFSSGRFYYEVQVSGKTMWDLGVVRESINRKGKIETCNPQNGFWIMTLKNGNEYQACDDSYISLSMREKPQKVGVFVDYEEGLVSFYDVEVRSHIYSFTGQSFTEKVYPYFCPCSNDGGKNSAPLIISHV; encoded by the exons ATGGCTAGATATTCTTCACCTCAAGCAAAAAAAGCCAGAACGGGGAGCATAGATACACATACTGACT TTGGACATGAATCCAGGCAGATCCTGCCTGAAGCACAGTTGCTGTGTTATATCTGTGTCAAAGTGTTCAATGATCCTGTCACCACTCCTTGTGGACACAACTTCTGCAAGAGTTGCCTTATAAAAACCTGGCATAAGAGTCAACATTATTATTACTGTCCATTATGTAATGAAAAATTCAGCAAGAGACCTGAACAGAAAATGAACACAACACTGAGCATGGTCGTAGATAACTTCAAAAAGACAAGTACTATGGACCAACCAGAGATTCTTTGTGATGCCTGCACTGGTGTGAAACAAAAAGCCATAAAATCCTGTCTGGACTGTGGTGTGAATTTCTGTTCATCTCATTTAGAGCCTCATAATTACGTTCTAAATTATAAGAGACACAAACTAATCAATCCAGTGAAGAACCTGGAGAACTACAGATGCCAGAAGCATGAGAAACCTCTGGATCTGTTCTGTAGAGATGATCAGaagtgtgtgtgtcagttctgcACTGAGACAGACCACAAGAATCACAATATTATTCCATTAGAGGAGGAGAGTGGAGAGAGGAAG AGTCAGCTGCGGAAAACACAGACAGAGCTGCAGCAGATGATCAAGGAGCGACTGAAGAAGATCCAGGAGATTAATCACTCAGTAGAGCTCAGCAAA AGAAGcacagagaaagagaacccagacaATTATGAAGTCTTCACTGCTCTGATTCGCTCCATTGAGAGGACTCAGACTGAGCTACTGGGGGAGAAGCGGAAAGCAGTAAAGAAGCAGGCTGAAGGACTCATTAAAGAGCTGGAACAGGAAATcgatgagctgaagaggagaaagactgagctggagcagctctcACACACTGACAATCATCTCCACTTCCTACAG ATTTACCCGTCACTGTGCATCGCTCCTCACACCAAGAACTGGACTGAGATCAGGATTAACACTGAACTGAGTTTACAAACTGTGAAGACCGCTCTGTCTCAGCTTCAGAAGACTCTGAATGAGAAACTCAGTAGAACGCTGAATGAGAAGCTAAAGGAAATGG TCCCCAGAGAACTGAAGAGGATTCTGCAGTATGCAG TGGATGTGACTCTGGATCCTGATACAGCTCATCCCCGTCTCATCCTGTCTGATGATAGGAAACAAGTCACGTATGGAGACACGAAGAAGAATCTCCCAAATACCCCGAAAAGATGTAGTTATTATCCTATAATCTTGGGACATCAGGGTTTCTCCTCAGGGAGATTTTACTATGAGGTGCAGGTCAGTGGGAAAACCATGTGGGATTTAGGAGTGGTCAGAGAGTCTATTAACAGGAAGGGAAAGATTGAGACATGTAACCCTCAGAATGGATTCTGGATCATGACTCTGAAGAATGGAAATGAGTATCAGGCTTGTGATGATTCTTATATCTCCCTTTCCATGAGAGAGAAACCCCAGAAGGTGGGCGTATTTGTGGATTATGAAGAGGGTCTGGTCTCCTTTTATGATGTTGAGGTCAGGTCTCATATCTACTCTTTCACTGGTCAGTCTTTCACTGAGAAAGTCTATCCATACTTCTGTCCTTGTTCTAATGATGGAGGTAAAAACTCAGCACCACTGATCATCTCTCATGTGTAA